From Pleuronectes platessa chromosome 17, fPlePla1.1, whole genome shotgun sequence, one genomic window encodes:
- the LOC128460584 gene encoding low choriolytic enzyme-like isoform X1 has translation MDFKTSISLLLLLLLGCCKAHDENDLGADNDTSVDMSDTEDITATILRMNNGSTDFLMEGDVMIPRTRNAMKCYSKKYSCLWPKSTNGNVVIPFLISGKYYGSEKREILNALQDFERRTCIRFVTRTRQRAYLSFEPRNGCASLLGTVGDKQVVSLQRSGCIQRGIIQHEVLHALGFYHEHTRSDRDQYVKINWENIDKYNFINFRKMDTDNLNTPYDYTSVMHYGRTAFGRRAETITPIPNRSVAIGQRSGMSRIDILRINRLYRC, from the exons ATGGACTTTAAAACCAGcatctctctgcttctcctgctgctcctgggcTGCTGCAAAGCTCACGATGAAAAT GATCTTGGTGCTGATAATG ACACCTCAGTGGACATGTCTGACACGGAGGACATTACCGCAACTATTCTAAGAATGAACAATG GCTCTACTGATTTTCTGATGGAAGGAGATGTGATGATCCCAAGGACTAGAAACGCTATGAAGTGTTACTCAAAAAAATACTCCTGTCTGTGGCCAAAGTCTACCAACGGGAACGTGGTGATCCCTTTCCTTATAAGCGGAAAATACT ACGGCtctgagaagagagagattctGAACGCCCTGCAGGACTTTGAACGGAGAACCTGCATTCGCTTTGTCACACGTACTAGGCAGAGAGCGTACTTGAGTTTTGAACCAAGAAATGG CTGCGCCTCTTTACTGGGTACTGTTGGAGACAAGCAGGTGGTGTCACTGCAGAGGTCCGGCTGCATCCAACGCGGCATCATCCAGCACGAGGTCCTGCACGCGCTCGGCTTCTACCACGAGCACACTCGCAGCGACCGCGACCAGTACGTCAAAATCAACTGGGAGAACATAGACAAGT ATAATTTTATCAACTTTCGAAAGATGGACACGGACAACCTCAACACTCCATATGACTACACCTCTGTGATGCACTATGGAAG AACTGCCTTTGGAAGAAGAGCGGAAACCATCACCCCAATCCCCAATAGATCTGTTGCCATCGGCCAGAGAAGCGGCATGTCCCGCATCGACATTCTGAGGATCAACAGGCTCTACAGGTGCTGA
- the LOC128460584 gene encoding low choriolytic enzyme-like isoform X2, translated as MDFKTSISLLLLLLLGCCKAHDENDLGADNVDMSDTEDITATILRMNNGSTDFLMEGDVMIPRTRNAMKCYSKKYSCLWPKSTNGNVVIPFLISGKYYGSEKREILNALQDFERRTCIRFVTRTRQRAYLSFEPRNGCASLLGTVGDKQVVSLQRSGCIQRGIIQHEVLHALGFYHEHTRSDRDQYVKINWENIDKYNFINFRKMDTDNLNTPYDYTSVMHYGRTAFGRRAETITPIPNRSVAIGQRSGMSRIDILRINRLYRC; from the exons ATGGACTTTAAAACCAGcatctctctgcttctcctgctgctcctgggcTGCTGCAAAGCTCACGATGAAAAT GATCTTGGTGCTGATAATG TGGACATGTCTGACACGGAGGACATTACCGCAACTATTCTAAGAATGAACAATG GCTCTACTGATTTTCTGATGGAAGGAGATGTGATGATCCCAAGGACTAGAAACGCTATGAAGTGTTACTCAAAAAAATACTCCTGTCTGTGGCCAAAGTCTACCAACGGGAACGTGGTGATCCCTTTCCTTATAAGCGGAAAATACT ACGGCtctgagaagagagagattctGAACGCCCTGCAGGACTTTGAACGGAGAACCTGCATTCGCTTTGTCACACGTACTAGGCAGAGAGCGTACTTGAGTTTTGAACCAAGAAATGG CTGCGCCTCTTTACTGGGTACTGTTGGAGACAAGCAGGTGGTGTCACTGCAGAGGTCCGGCTGCATCCAACGCGGCATCATCCAGCACGAGGTCCTGCACGCGCTCGGCTTCTACCACGAGCACACTCGCAGCGACCGCGACCAGTACGTCAAAATCAACTGGGAGAACATAGACAAGT ATAATTTTATCAACTTTCGAAAGATGGACACGGACAACCTCAACACTCCATATGACTACACCTCTGTGATGCACTATGGAAG AACTGCCTTTGGAAGAAGAGCGGAAACCATCACCCCAATCCCCAATAGATCTGTTGCCATCGGCCAGAGAAGCGGCATGTCCCGCATCGACATTCTGAGGATCAACAGGCTCTACAGGTGCTGA